The following coding sequences are from one Lysinibacillus sp. FSL W8-0992 window:
- the fur gene encoding ferric iron uptake transcriptional regulator produces the protein MESRIDRIKKQLHSASYKLTPQREATVAVLLEHEEDHLSAEDVYLLVKDKAPEIGLATVYRTLELLTELKIVDKINFGDGVSRYDLRQEGAAHFHHHLVCIECGAVDEIQEDLLEDVEAVVEKRWNFIIKDHRLTFHGICWRCHDKTDETNEEQ, from the coding sequence ATGGAAAGCCGTATTGATCGTATTAAAAAACAGTTGCATAGTGCTAGTTATAAGCTGACGCCGCAGCGAGAAGCAACAGTTGCTGTTTTGCTAGAGCACGAAGAGGACCACTTAAGTGCAGAGGATGTCTATCTTTTAGTAAAAGATAAGGCACCTGAAATAGGTCTGGCTACTGTTTATAGAACATTAGAATTACTAACAGAGCTTAAAATCGTCGACAAAATCAACTTTGGCGATGGCGTATCACGCTATGATTTGCGCCAAGAAGGAGCTGCACATTTCCACCATCATCTAGTTTGTATCGAGTGCGGTGCTGTAGATGAAATTCAAGAAGATTTACTTGAGGATGTGGAAGCCGTTGTTGAGAAACGTTGGAACTTTATTATAAAAGATCACCGACTAACTTTCCACGGTATTTGCTGGCGTTGTCATGATAAAACCGACGAAACGAATGAAGAACAATAA
- a CDS encoding aldo/keto reductase: MKKRQLGSSNLFISEISLGGMSLSTNKNNAAAIIEMALDAGINYIDTADLYDFGANEQIIGTVLGKRRQDMIVATKVGNRWSQGVDGWHWDASPTYIKEAVHQSLKRLGTDYIDVYQLHGGTIEDDWDGIIDTFENLKKDGVIREYGISSIRPNVLKRFLPASSAKSVMMQYSALDRHPEEWLDFIASEGASVVTRGTVAKGLLTNTWKERLQRVNGYQTYTLDELTMTLTDLAKHYEDLHALGLAFNLKEPTIASTVIGASSQEQLVQTLTAYEKVNSITNFDVANKLTKEEQYADHR, from the coding sequence ATGAAAAAAAGACAGCTCGGCTCAAGTAATTTATTTATTTCAGAAATCAGCTTAGGAGGTATGTCTCTTTCGACAAACAAAAATAATGCAGCAGCCATTATCGAAATGGCACTAGATGCTGGCATTAATTACATTGACACAGCAGATTTATATGATTTTGGTGCCAACGAACAAATTATTGGTACCGTTTTGGGCAAACGTCGACAAGATATGATCGTCGCAACTAAAGTAGGCAATCGTTGGTCACAAGGTGTGGACGGCTGGCATTGGGATGCCTCCCCTACATATATTAAAGAGGCCGTGCATCAAAGCCTGAAAAGACTAGGTACAGATTACATTGATGTCTATCAACTACATGGTGGTACGATAGAGGACGATTGGGATGGCATTATTGATACATTTGAAAACTTGAAAAAAGACGGTGTAATTCGAGAATATGGCATTTCCTCGATTCGACCTAATGTACTAAAACGTTTTTTACCAGCTAGCTCTGCAAAAAGTGTCATGATGCAATATAGTGCGTTAGATCGTCACCCCGAAGAATGGCTAGATTTTATTGCCAGTGAAGGTGCTTCGGTAGTAACACGCGGCACCGTTGCAAAGGGCTTATTAACAAATACTTGGAAAGAGCGCTTGCAACGTGTTAACGGTTATCAAACCTATACACTAGATGAATTAACCATGACATTAACAGACTTAGCAAAACACTATGAAGATTTACATGCATTAGGGCTTGCCTTTAATTTGAAGGAACCTACTATTGCTTCAACTGTGATTGGTGCTAGTTCACAGGAACAACTTGTCCAAACACTTACAGCCTACGAAAAAGTCAATTCCATTACTAACTTTGACGTAGCTAACAAACTAACAAAAGAAGAACAATACGCAGACCACCGATGA
- a CDS encoding NUDIX hydrolase, with product MKKFEERTTQTTSIYDGKIVKLQVDDVTLPNGKSAKREIIKHPGAVAIIAITNEGKLVMVEQYRKALERSIVEIPAGKLEIGEEPIYTARRELEEETGYGAHQFEYLQAFATSPGFADEVIHLFVGTDLYQIENSAELDEDEFVELLEVSLEEAQAMVADGRIYDAKTAFAVLWFALQQDK from the coding sequence ATGAAAAAGTTTGAAGAAAGAACGACACAAACGACATCAATTTATGATGGGAAAATCGTTAAGTTACAGGTCGATGATGTCACATTACCAAATGGCAAGTCGGCTAAGCGTGAAATTATTAAGCATCCAGGTGCGGTAGCAATCATTGCCATTACCAACGAAGGCAAGCTCGTTATGGTTGAGCAATATCGTAAAGCGCTTGAGCGTTCTATTGTAGAAATTCCTGCTGGTAAACTTGAAATAGGTGAGGAACCGATTTATACTGCTCGTCGAGAACTAGAAGAAGAGACAGGCTATGGTGCACATCAATTCGAGTATTTACAAGCGTTTGCCACTTCACCAGGCTTTGCAGATGAAGTGATTCATCTATTTGTAGGAACAGATTTATATCAGATTGAAAATAGCGCAGAACTAGATGAAGATGAATTTGTCGAATTACTAGAAGTTTCGTTGGAAGAGGCACAAGCGATGGTCGCTGATGGGCGTATATATGACGCTAAGACAGCGTTTGCCGTGCTTTGGTTTGCATTGCAACAAGATAAATAA
- the deoB gene encoding phosphopentomutase, which yields MNKPFKKIHVVVMDSVGIGEAPDAAKFGDVGAHTLGHIAEKMNGLTMPVMESFGLANIEALQGMQAVDAPKAYYGKMQEASVGKDTMTGHWEIMGLNIDKPFKVYPEGFPAELIAELEQRTGRKVLCNKPASGTQVIDDFGQEHMDTGAIIVYTSADPVLQIAAHEEIIPLEELYKICEIARELTLQPEYLVGRVIARPFIGTPGNFTRTPNRHDYALKPFGRTTMNALMDAGLDVIAIGKISDIFNGEGVTDAVRTKNNMDGMDQFAEVARRDFHGISFLNLVDFDANFGHRRDPLGYGNALQEFDARLPEILEAMTEDDLLMITADHGNDPTFPGTDHTREYVPLIIYSPRFKGGSELALRETFADIAATVAENFNVEAPPFGKSFLNDLK from the coding sequence ATGAATAAACCATTTAAAAAAATCCATGTCGTTGTAATGGATTCAGTTGGGATTGGTGAGGCACCAGACGCAGCTAAATTCGGAGATGTAGGCGCACATACATTAGGCCATATCGCTGAAAAAATGAATGGGCTTACAATGCCCGTTATGGAATCGTTTGGCTTAGCAAATATTGAGGCGCTTCAAGGAATGCAAGCAGTGGATGCGCCAAAAGCATACTACGGTAAAATGCAGGAAGCATCTGTTGGGAAAGACACAATGACAGGTCACTGGGAGATTATGGGTCTTAACATCGATAAACCATTTAAAGTGTACCCAGAAGGATTCCCCGCTGAACTTATTGCGGAGCTTGAACAACGTACAGGCCGAAAAGTACTATGTAATAAGCCAGCAAGTGGCACACAAGTGATTGATGATTTTGGGCAAGAACATATGGACACAGGGGCAATCATTGTCTACACATCTGCTGATCCTGTATTACAAATTGCTGCACATGAAGAAATCATTCCACTTGAAGAACTTTATAAAATTTGCGAAATTGCACGTGAATTAACATTGCAGCCAGAGTACTTAGTAGGACGCGTTATAGCACGACCATTTATCGGTACACCAGGTAACTTTACGCGTACGCCAAATCGTCATGATTATGCGTTAAAGCCATTTGGTCGCACAACGATGAATGCATTAATGGATGCAGGATTAGATGTAATCGCTATCGGTAAAATTTCAGATATTTTCAATGGTGAAGGGGTTACTGATGCAGTTCGTACAAAAAATAATATGGACGGCATGGACCAATTTGCAGAGGTTGCACGACGTGATTTCCACGGGATAAGCTTCTTAAATTTAGTAGATTTTGATGCGAATTTTGGACATCGTCGTGATCCACTTGGCTATGGCAATGCCCTACAAGAATTTGATGCACGCCTTCCTGAAATTTTAGAGGCAATGACAGAAGATGACTTACTTATGATTACAGCTGACCACGGAAATGATCCGACATTCCCTGGCACAGATCATACACGTGAATACGTACCACTAATTATCTATTCACCACGTTTTAAAGGTGGTAGCGAGCTAGCTCTACGTGAGACTTTTGCAGATATTGCCGCAACTGTCGCTGAAAACTTCAATGTAGAAGCACCACCATTCGGTAAAAGTTTCTTAAATGATTTAAAATAA
- the xerD gene encoding site-specific tyrosine recombinase XerD — translation MNEFQYAIEDYIHFIQVERQLSVNTLASYRRDLENYVHFLQEAEGMTDFRHVERTTILRHLEQLRMQGKTSRTVARHISSIRSFHQFLLREKRTESDPTVHLEMPTIEQKLPNILSIEEIEALLTAPNRSKPQGIRDVAMLELLYGSGMRISELIALDLADIHLTMGFVRVFGKGGKERIIPLGKSALSALSVYLDGARGTLQGKYPKTDAFFINQRGKRLTRQGCWKLMKEHALKAGIQHELTPHTLRHSFATHLVENGADLRAVQEMLGHADISTTQIYTHISKTRLSEVYKQYHPRA, via the coding sequence ATGAATGAATTTCAATATGCAATAGAGGATTATATCCATTTTATCCAGGTAGAGCGGCAATTATCCGTTAATACATTAGCATCCTATCGCCGAGACTTAGAAAACTATGTACATTTTTTGCAAGAAGCTGAAGGGATGACTGATTTTCGGCATGTTGAACGGACAACTATATTACGTCATTTAGAACAACTGCGTATGCAAGGGAAGACAAGCCGTACTGTTGCGCGCCATATTTCATCGATTCGTAGTTTCCACCAATTTTTACTTCGAGAAAAGCGAACAGAATCAGATCCAACAGTCCATTTAGAAATGCCAACGATTGAACAAAAACTTCCGAATATCCTTTCCATAGAAGAAATAGAAGCTTTACTGACAGCGCCGAACCGCAGTAAGCCGCAAGGTATTCGTGATGTGGCGATGCTAGAGCTGCTATATGGCTCTGGTATGCGTATTAGTGAGCTGATTGCACTTGATTTAGCTGATATTCATCTGACAATGGGCTTTGTACGTGTATTTGGAAAGGGCGGCAAAGAACGCATCATTCCACTAGGAAAAAGCGCCCTTTCTGCTTTAAGTGTTTATTTAGATGGCGCAAGAGGAACATTACAAGGGAAATATCCAAAAACAGATGCATTTTTTATAAATCAACGTGGAAAACGTTTAACTAGACAAGGTTGTTGGAAATTAATGAAGGAGCACGCATTAAAGGCAGGCATCCAGCATGAGCTTACACCGCATACTTTACGCCATTCGTTTGCTACCCATTTAGTAGAGAATGGAGCTGATTTACGTGCAGTGCAGGAGATGCTAGGTCATGCAGATATTTCTACAACCCAAATTTATACGCATATTAGTAAAACGAGACTTTCTGAGGTATATAAGCAGTACCATCCACGTGCTTAA
- a CDS encoding VanZ family protein has protein sequence MKKWLILLLLLVILAISSSMSYEQQSIIPELEELLVNKPFEAQLSVLKIPYWNTVVSVEERGYFEFVEFLIRKFTHFIGFGCIALGIYFAWGKRRFAAGVAIALTAVIAMLDEFRQSFTPGRTMNGQDVLVDTAGAIVFISIALAVKKIRMFRK, from the coding sequence ATGAAAAAATGGCTAATTTTACTGCTCCTTTTAGTTATTCTCGCCATTTCCTCTAGCATGAGCTACGAACAACAGTCTATTATTCCTGAGCTTGAGGAACTTTTGGTCAATAAACCTTTTGAAGCACAACTGTCAGTATTAAAAATTCCATATTGGAATACAGTCGTGTCTGTTGAGGAGCGGGGCTACTTTGAATTTGTAGAATTTCTAATTCGAAAGTTTACGCATTTTATAGGTTTTGGATGTATTGCACTCGGAATCTACTTTGCATGGGGAAAACGGCGTTTTGCCGCGGGCGTCGCCATTGCCCTTACGGCAGTGATTGCGATGCTAGATGAATTCCGCCAAAGCTTTACACCTGGACGAACAATGAACGGGCAAGATGTCTTAGTAGATACAGCTGGGGCTATTGTTTTTATTAGCATCGCCTTAGCCGTGAAGAAAATACGGATGTTTAGAAAATAA